Proteins co-encoded in one Dreissena polymorpha isolate Duluth1 chromosome 12, UMN_Dpol_1.0, whole genome shotgun sequence genomic window:
- the LOC127852407 gene encoding E3 ubiquitin-protein ligase parkin-like, whose product MDLHVAFQIPTGGSPVEAPCAGMGASPILVYPCPDQHVVCIDCFKVYAQTSLDQRTFIEDQEVGYSLSCPVGCENSLIHDVHHFQLLGKDQYERYKDFGAEECLLKSGGIFCPNPGCGEGILVVEQARSVKCHTCRFEFCRQCSSAVDPGECSIERIAEETSGSQGIDTERALRSRWDAISLITIQQISKPCPHCGVKTERNGIYV is encoded by the exons ATGGATCTGCATGTGGCATTTCAGATTCCTACTGGTGGCAGCCCTGTAGAAGCACCTTGTGCAGGCATGGGGGC GAGTCCAATATTGGTGTATCCTTGCCCAGACCAGCATGTTGTGTGCATTGACTGCTTTAAAGTGTATGCCCAGACGTCTCTGGATCAGAGGACGTTCATAGAAGACCAAGAGGTGGGATATTCACTTTCCTGTCCTG TTGGGTGTGAAAATTCATTGATACATGATGTCCATCATTTCCAACTGCTTGGCAAAGACCAG TACGAGCGCTACAAGGACTTTGGTGCAGAGGAGTGCCTGTTGAAGTCTGGCGGTATATTCTGTCCAAACCCTGGCTGTGGGGAGGGGATCTTAGTGGTGGAACAGGCCAGATCTGTCAAGTGCCATACCTGTCGC TTTGAGTTTTGCCGCCAATGTAGCAGTGCCGTCGATCCAGGGGAATGCTCCATAGAAAGGATAGCAGAGGAAACATCAGGG TCTCAGGGCATCGATACAGAGCGGGCCCTTAGATCGAGATGGGACGCAATATCTCTGATCACAATTCAACAGATATCTAAACCGTGTCCACATTGTGGGGTCAAAACAGAGAGAAATggtattt ATGTGTAA